One region of Streptomyces davaonensis JCM 4913 genomic DNA includes:
- the ispG gene encoding flavodoxin-dependent (E)-4-hydroxy-3-methylbut-2-enyl-diphosphate synthase: MTAIPLGVPEVPVRPIAERRVSRRIQVGPVAVGGGAPVSVQSMTTTRTSDIGATLQQIAELTASGCQIVRVACPTQDDADALATIARKSQIPVIADIHFQPKYVFAAIEAGCAAVRVNPGNIKQFDDKVKEIARAAADHGTPIRIGVNAGSLDRRLLKKYGKATPEALVESALWEASLFEEHGFRDIKISVKHNDPVVMVGAYTLLAEQCDYPLHLGVTEAGPAFQGTIKSSVAFGALLSRGIGDTIRVSLSAPPAEEVKVGIQILQSLGLKERRLEIVSCPSCGRAQVDVYKLADEVTAGLEGMEVPLRVAVMGCVVNGPGEAREADLGVASGNGKGQIFVKGEVVKTVPESKIVETLIEEAMKIAEQMEQDGVESGEPAVTVS; this comes from the coding sequence ATGACCGCCATCCCCTTGGGCGTCCCCGAGGTACCGGTCCGGCCGATCGCCGAGCGGCGCGTGTCGCGACGGATCCAGGTCGGGCCGGTGGCGGTCGGGGGCGGCGCCCCGGTGTCGGTGCAGTCGATGACCACGACCCGTACGTCGGACATCGGCGCCACCCTTCAGCAGATCGCCGAACTCACCGCGTCCGGCTGCCAGATCGTCCGCGTCGCCTGTCCCACCCAGGACGACGCGGACGCCCTGGCCACCATCGCCCGCAAGTCCCAGATCCCGGTGATCGCGGACATCCACTTCCAGCCCAAGTACGTGTTCGCCGCGATCGAGGCCGGCTGCGCGGCCGTACGCGTCAATCCCGGCAACATCAAGCAGTTCGACGACAAGGTCAAGGAGATCGCGCGGGCCGCGGCCGACCACGGCACGCCGATCCGGATCGGGGTCAACGCGGGCTCGCTGGACCGGCGGCTGCTGAAGAAGTACGGCAAGGCGACCCCGGAAGCGCTCGTCGAATCGGCGCTGTGGGAGGCGTCGCTGTTCGAGGAGCACGGCTTCAGGGACATCAAGATCTCGGTGAAGCACAACGACCCCGTGGTGATGGTCGGGGCGTACACGCTCCTCGCCGAACAGTGCGACTACCCACTGCACCTGGGCGTCACCGAGGCCGGTCCCGCCTTCCAGGGCACGATCAAGTCGTCGGTCGCCTTCGGGGCCCTGCTGTCGCGCGGGATCGGCGACACGATCCGGGTGTCCCTGTCGGCGCCGCCCGCCGAGGAGGTCAAGGTCGGCATCCAGATCCTCCAGTCGCTGGGCCTGAAGGAACGGCGCCTCGAGATCGTCTCGTGTCCGTCCTGCGGGCGCGCCCAGGTCGACGTCTACAAGCTGGCCGACGAGGTCACGGCGGGCCTTGAGGGCATGGAAGTGCCGCTCAGGGTCGCCGTCATGGGATGTGTGGTCAACGGTCCCGGCGAGGCCCGGGAGGCCGATCTGGGGGTCGCCTCCGGCAACGGCAAGGGGCAGATCTTCGTGAAGGGCGAGGTCGTCAAGACGGTGCCCGAGTCGAAGATCGTGGAGACCCTGATCGAGGAGGCGATGAAGATCGCCGAGCAGATGGAGCAGGACGGCGTCGAGTCGGGGGAGCCGGCCGTCACCGTGAGTTGA
- a CDS encoding helix-turn-helix domain-containing protein → MSSPETGPADELPVVAPQLRALRRQAALTLEASARAAGLSPAHLSRLETGQRQPSLPMLLSLARIYGTTVSELLGETVADRESVVRSAAMEPTAAGGWTYWQAGAPGRGMQALRVHVPFGSQGDIVRVHPGEEWLYVLTGRLRLRLGDATHRLEPGDSAHFDSLTPHRIAALDPDGVELLFVHTLLQSPTAALCLGGPTPSHIGETP, encoded by the coding sequence ATGAGCTCTCCCGAGACCGGGCCGGCCGACGAGCTGCCCGTGGTGGCGCCGCAGCTGCGTGCCCTCAGGCGACAGGCCGCCCTCACCCTGGAGGCCTCGGCCCGCGCCGCAGGTCTGTCGCCGGCCCATCTGTCCCGGCTGGAGACCGGGCAGCGCCAGCCCTCACTGCCGATGCTGCTCTCGCTCGCGCGTATCTACGGTACGACGGTCTCGGAGCTGCTCGGCGAGACGGTCGCCGACCGGGAGTCCGTCGTGCGCTCCGCCGCCATGGAACCGACGGCGGCCGGCGGCTGGACGTACTGGCAGGCCGGCGCCCCCGGCCGCGGCATGCAGGCCCTGCGCGTGCACGTCCCCTTCGGCTCCCAGGGCGACATCGTGCGGGTGCATCCCGGCGAGGAGTGGCTCTACGTCCTCACCGGGCGGCTCCGGCTGCGCCTCGGGGACGCCACGCACCGGCTGGAACCGGGTGACAGCGCCCACTTCGACTCGCTCACCCCGCACCGGATCGCCGCCCTGGATCCGGACGGGGTCGAGCTCCTGTTCGTCCACACCCTGCTTCAGAGCCCCACGGCCGCCCTGTGCCTGGGCGGCCCGACCCCTTCACACATTGGAGAGACGCC
- a CDS encoding phosphorylase family protein, whose protein sequence is MNTQPAPAPLLIACALGIEHLALRTGDRGDAGGPVTVVRTGMGPKAAERSVTRVLSDPAFAGAAVLATGFCAGLAPGMHPGDLVVAEETRDPRGTTECVATELLVKELVRAVPGRTVHTGPLTGSDHVVRGPERSDLLATGAIAVDMESAATLLSAVRGGERPVAAVRVVVDAPEHELVRIGTVRGGISAFRVLRSVLPAFYEWHRSLLLPRR, encoded by the coding sequence ATGAACACCCAGCCCGCTCCGGCTCCGCTGCTGATCGCCTGCGCGCTCGGCATCGAGCATCTCGCGCTGCGCACGGGCGACCGCGGTGACGCCGGCGGGCCGGTCACCGTGGTGCGCACCGGCATGGGACCCAAGGCGGCCGAGCGGTCCGTCACCCGGGTCCTGTCCGACCCTGCGTTCGCCGGGGCCGCCGTCCTGGCGACCGGCTTCTGCGCGGGGCTCGCCCCGGGGATGCACCCCGGCGACCTGGTCGTCGCCGAGGAGACCCGGGACCCGCGCGGGACCACCGAGTGCGTCGCGACCGAGCTGCTCGTCAAGGAACTCGTCCGCGCCGTCCCGGGGCGCACCGTCCACACCGGGCCGCTCACCGGTTCCGATCACGTGGTCCGTGGTCCGGAGCGGTCCGATCTGCTCGCGACCGGCGCAATCGCGGTCGACATGGAGTCGGCGGCGACGCTCCTGAGCGCCGTGCGCGGGGGTGAGCGCCCCGTTGCGGCCGTCCGGGTGGTCGTGGACGCTCCAGAACATGAACTCGTCCGGATCGGCACGGTACGCGGGGGAATATCAGCGTTCCGTGTTCTCAGGTCGGTCCTTCCCGCTTTCTACGAATGGCACCGTTCTTTGCTGCTCCCCAGGAGGTGA
- the dxs gene encoding 1-deoxy-D-xylulose-5-phosphate synthase — MTILENIRGPRDLKALSEAELGELSDEIREFLVHAVARTGGHLGPNLGVVELSIALHRVFESPVDRIVWDTGHQSYVHKLLTGRQDFSKLRGKGGLSGYPSREESEHDIVENSHASTALGWADGLAKARQVQGEKGHVVAVIGDGALTGGMAWEALNNIAAAKDRPLIIVVNDNERSYAPTIGGLANHLATLRTTDSYEQVLAWGKDVLLRTPVVGHTVYEALHGAKKGFKDAFAPQGLFEDLGLKYVGPIDGHDIGAVESALRRAKRFHGPVLVHCLTEKGRGYEPALAHEEDHFHTVGVMDPLTCEPLAPSNGPSWTSVFGDEIVKIGEEREDVVAITAAMLHPVGLGKFAQRFPDRVWDVGIAEQHAAVSAAGLATGGVHPVVAVYATFLNRAFDQLLMDVALHRCGVTFVLDRAGVTGVDGASHNGMWDMSILQVVPGLRIAAPRDADQLRAQLREAVAVDDAPTLVRFPKESAGPSIPAVDRIGGLDVLHRSSGEPDVLLVAVGVMAPVCLQAAELLEARGINCTVVDPRWVKPVDPALPGLAAGHRLVAVVEDNSRAAGVGAAVALALGDADVDVPVRRFGIPEQFLAHAKRGEVLADIGLTPVEVAGRISASLAVQEPVKETAE, encoded by the coding sequence GTGACGATTCTGGAGAACATCCGGGGACCACGCGACCTGAAGGCGCTGTCCGAGGCGGAACTCGGGGAACTGTCCGACGAGATCAGGGAGTTCCTGGTGCACGCGGTCGCGCGGACCGGCGGACATCTCGGGCCCAACCTGGGAGTGGTGGAACTGTCCATCGCGCTCCACCGGGTCTTCGAGTCGCCGGTCGACCGCATCGTGTGGGACACCGGCCATCAGAGCTATGTGCACAAGTTGCTGACGGGGCGTCAGGACTTCTCCAAGCTGCGCGGCAAGGGCGGCCTGTCCGGCTATCCCTCGCGCGAGGAGTCCGAGCACGACATCGTCGAGAACAGCCACGCCTCCACCGCGCTCGGCTGGGCCGACGGCCTCGCCAAGGCCCGCCAGGTGCAGGGCGAGAAGGGGCATGTCGTCGCGGTCATCGGCGACGGCGCGCTGACCGGCGGCATGGCCTGGGAGGCGCTGAACAACATCGCGGCCGCCAAGGACCGGCCGCTGATCATCGTCGTGAACGACAACGAGCGGTCCTATGCCCCGACCATCGGCGGCCTCGCCAACCACCTCGCCACGCTGCGCACGACCGACAGCTACGAGCAGGTCCTGGCCTGGGGCAAGGACGTACTGCTGCGCACCCCGGTCGTCGGACACACCGTCTACGAGGCCCTGCACGGCGCCAAGAAGGGCTTCAAGGACGCCTTCGCACCCCAGGGCCTCTTCGAGGACCTCGGCCTGAAGTACGTCGGACCCATCGACGGCCATGACATCGGCGCCGTCGAGTCCGCGCTGCGCCGCGCGAAACGCTTCCACGGGCCCGTCCTGGTCCACTGCCTCACCGAGAAGGGCCGCGGCTACGAACCCGCCCTCGCCCACGAGGAGGACCACTTCCACACCGTCGGCGTGATGGACCCGCTCACCTGCGAGCCGCTCGCCCCGTCCAACGGCCCTTCCTGGACCTCGGTGTTCGGCGACGAGATCGTGAAGATCGGCGAGGAGCGCGAGGACGTCGTGGCGATCACGGCGGCCATGCTGCACCCGGTGGGTCTTGGCAAGTTCGCTCAGAGGTTCCCGGACCGGGTCTGGGACGTCGGCATCGCCGAGCAGCACGCGGCCGTGTCCGCGGCCGGACTCGCGACCGGCGGGGTCCATCCGGTCGTCGCCGTCTACGCCACCTTCCTCAACCGCGCCTTCGACCAGCTCCTGATGGACGTCGCCCTCCACCGCTGCGGAGTCACCTTTGTGCTGGACCGGGCCGGCGTCACCGGAGTCGACGGTGCCTCCCACAACGGCATGTGGGACATGTCGATCCTCCAGGTGGTCCCGGGTCTGAGAATCGCCGCGCCCCGCGATGCCGACCAACTCCGGGCCCAGCTACGGGAAGCCGTCGCCGTCGACGACGCGCCCACGCTGGTGCGGTTCCCGAAGGAGTCCGCGGGCCCGTCGATCCCGGCGGTGGACCGGATCGGCGGACTGGATGTACTGCACCGTTCCTCGGGAGAGCCGGACGTCCTGCTCGTCGCGGTCGGCGTCATGGCTCCGGTCTGCCTCCAGGCCGCGGAACTGCTGGAGGCACGCGGCATCAACTGCACGGTCGTCGACCCCCGTTGGGTCAAGCCCGTCGACCCGGCGCTGCCCGGCCTCGCCGCCGGACACCGCCTCGTCGCCGTCGTCGAGGACAACAGCCGGGCGGCCGGAGTGGGCGCCGCCGTGGCGCTCGCCCTCGGTGACGCCGACGTCGATGTGCCGGTACGGCGGTTCGGCATCCCTGAGCAGTTCCTCGCGCACGCCAAACGCGGCGAGGTACTGGCGGACATCGGCCTCACGCCCGTCGAGGTCGCCGGACGGATCAGCGCGAGCCTGGCCGTCCAGGAGCCAGTCAAGGAGACAGCGGAATGA
- a CDS encoding aspartate aminotransferase family protein: MTTEFDLGALLAERGAERYELHGKYLNHQLPRMLHTIGFDKVYERAEGAYFWDAEGADYLDMLAGFGVMGLGRHHPVVRKALHDVLDAQLADLTRFDCQPLPGLLAEKLLAHSPHLDRVFFGNSGTEAVETALKFARRATGRPRVLYCDHAFHGLTTGALSVNGEDGFRDGFAPLLPDTAVPLGDLDALARELKKGDVAALIVEPIQGKGVHAAPPGYLRAAQELLHRHKALLIADEVQTGLGRTGDFYAYQHEDGVEPDLVCVAKALSGGYVPVGATLGKDWIFKKVYSSMDRVLVHSASFGANAQAMAAGLAVLAVLEDEQIVANARATGDLLKSRLAALTDKYELLADVRGRGLMIGIEFGRPSSLKLRSRWTMLQAARKGLFAQMVVVPLLQRHRILTQVSGDHLEVIKLIPPLIIGEREVERFVDAFTEVMDDAHSGGGLMWDFGKTLVKQAVANR; encoded by the coding sequence ATGACCACGGAGTTCGACCTCGGCGCGCTGCTGGCCGAGCGCGGAGCCGAGCGCTACGAGCTGCACGGCAAGTACCTCAACCACCAGCTCCCGCGCATGCTGCACACCATCGGCTTCGACAAGGTCTACGAGCGCGCCGAGGGCGCCTACTTCTGGGACGCGGAGGGCGCCGACTACCTCGACATGCTCGCCGGGTTCGGCGTGATGGGCCTGGGCCGCCACCACCCCGTCGTCCGCAAGGCGCTGCACGACGTCCTCGACGCCCAGCTCGCCGACCTCACCCGCTTCGACTGCCAGCCGCTGCCCGGACTGCTCGCCGAGAAACTGCTCGCGCACAGCCCGCATCTGGACCGGGTGTTCTTCGGCAACAGCGGCACCGAGGCGGTCGAGACCGCGCTGAAGTTCGCCCGCCGCGCCACCGGCAGGCCCCGCGTCCTCTACTGCGACCACGCCTTCCACGGACTGACCACCGGCGCCCTGTCCGTCAACGGCGAGGACGGCTTCCGGGACGGCTTCGCCCCGCTGCTGCCCGACACGGCCGTACCCCTCGGTGATCTCGACGCCCTGGCACGGGAGTTGAAGAAGGGCGACGTGGCCGCCCTGATCGTCGAGCCGATCCAGGGCAAGGGTGTGCACGCGGCCCCGCCCGGCTACCTCCGGGCCGCCCAGGAACTGCTGCACCGGCACAAGGCGCTGCTCATCGCCGACGAGGTGCAGACCGGGCTCGGCCGGACCGGGGACTTCTACGCCTATCAGCACGAGGACGGCGTTGAGCCGGACCTGGTGTGCGTGGCCAAGGCCCTGTCCGGCGGCTATGTGCCGGTCGGCGCCACCCTCGGCAAGGACTGGATCTTCAAGAAGGTCTACTCCTCGATGGACCGGGTCCTCGTCCACTCGGCGAGCTTCGGCGCCAATGCCCAGGCCATGGCGGCCGGGCTCGCCGTGCTCGCGGTCCTGGAGGACGAGCAGATCGTCGCGAACGCCCGCGCCACCGGCGACCTGCTGAAGTCCCGGCTCGCGGCGCTGACCGACAAGTACGAGCTGCTCGCCGACGTGCGCGGCCGGGGCCTGATGATCGGCATCGAGTTCGGCAGGCCCTCCTCGCTGAAGCTGCGCAGCCGGTGGACCATGCTCCAGGCGGCGCGCAAGGGACTGTTCGCGCAGATGGTCGTCGTACCGCTGCTCCAGCGGCACCGGATCCTCACCCAGGTCTCCGGTGACCATCTGGAGGTGATCAAGCTGATCCCGCCACTGATCATCGGGGAGCGGGAGGTGGAGCGGTTCGTGGACGCCTTCACCGAGGTGATGGACGACGCGCACAGCGGTGGCGGGCTGATGTGGGACTTCGGCAAGACGCTGGTGAAGCAGGCGGTGGCCAACCGCTAG
- a CDS encoding polyprenyl synthetase family protein → MLGERAAGPRTPGTATRGETVPTVPPASKAAEETAVDVTALLERGRTLATPVLRAAIDRLAPPMDTVSAYHFGWIDAQGRPTAGDGGKAVRPALAVLSAEVTGAAPEVGIPGAVAVELVHNFSLLHDDLMDGDEQRRHRDTVWKVHGPAQAILVGDALFALANELLLEIGTVEAGRATRRLTTATRALIDGQAQDISYEHRDRVSVEECLEMEGNKTGALLACASSIGAVLGGAGDRTADTLEKYGYHLGLAFQAVDDLLGIWGDPESTGKQTWSDLRQRKKSLPVVAALAAGGSASERLGELLAADAKSSDFENFSEAEFAARAALIEEAGGREWTADEARRQHTIAIEALDAVDMPDRVRARFAALADFVVVRKR, encoded by the coding sequence ATGCTCGGTGAGCGCGCGGCAGGCCCCCGCACCCCCGGTACCGCAACAAGAGGAGAGACTGTGCCCACTGTGCCCCCGGCCTCGAAGGCCGCTGAGGAGACCGCGGTGGACGTGACCGCGCTCCTGGAGCGCGGCCGGACCCTGGCCACCCCGGTACTGCGGGCGGCGATCGACCGCCTGGCGCCTCCCATGGACACCGTTTCCGCCTACCACTTCGGCTGGATCGACGCCCAGGGCAGGCCCACGGCGGGCGACGGCGGCAAGGCCGTGCGCCCCGCTCTCGCCGTGCTCTCCGCCGAGGTCACCGGGGCCGCACCCGAGGTCGGCATCCCCGGCGCGGTCGCCGTCGAGCTGGTGCACAACTTCTCTCTGCTGCACGACGACCTGATGGACGGCGACGAGCAGCGCCGGCACCGCGACACGGTGTGGAAGGTGCACGGCCCCGCCCAGGCCATCCTGGTCGGCGACGCCCTGTTCGCCCTCGCCAACGAACTGCTGCTGGAGATCGGCACCGTCGAGGCCGGCCGCGCCACCCGCCGGCTGACCACCGCCACCCGGGCCCTGATCGACGGACAGGCCCAGGACATCTCCTACGAGCACCGCGACCGCGTCAGCGTCGAGGAGTGCCTGGAGATGGAGGGCAACAAGACCGGTGCCCTGCTGGCCTGCGCCAGCTCCATCGGCGCCGTGCTCGGCGGGGCGGGCGACCGCACCGCCGACACTCTGGAGAAGTACGGCTACCACCTCGGCCTCGCCTTCCAGGCCGTCGACGACCTGCTCGGCATCTGGGGCGACCCGGAGTCCACCGGCAAGCAGACCTGGAGCGATCTGCGCCAGCGCAAGAAGTCCCTGCCGGTGGTGGCCGCGCTCGCGGCGGGCGGATCCGCCTCCGAGCGGCTCGGCGAGCTGCTCGCCGCCGACGCCAAGAGCAGCGACTTCGAGAACTTCTCCGAGGCGGAGTTCGCCGCCCGCGCCGCCCTCATCGAGGAGGCCGGCGGCCGCGAGTGGACCGCCGACGAGGCCCGCCGTCAGCACACCATCGCCATCGAGGCCCTGGACGCCGTCGACATGCCCGACCGGGTACGGGCGCGGTTCGCGGCGCTCGCCGACTTCGTCGTCGTACGAAAGAGATGA
- the hpnH gene encoding adenosyl-hopene transferase HpnH, which translates to MAMPLRQSIKVATYLAEQKLRKRDKFPLIVELEPLFACNLKCEGCGKIQHPAGVLKQRMPVAQAVGAVLESGAPMVSIAGGEPLMHPQIDEIVRQLVAKRKYVFLCTNAMLLRKKMDKFKPSPYFAFAVHIDGLRERHDESVAKEGVFDEAVEAIKEAKRRGFRVTTNSTFFNTDTPQTIVEVLNFLNDDLKVDEMMISPAYAYEKAPDQEHFLGVEQTRELFKKAFAGGNRRRWRLNHSPLFLDFLEGKVDFPCTAWAIPNYSLFGWQRPCYLMSDGYVPTYRELIEETDWDKYGRGKDPRCANCMAHCGYEPTAVLATMGSLKESLRAMRETVNGNRE; encoded by the coding sequence ATGGCCATGCCGCTGCGTCAGTCCATCAAGGTCGCTACTTACTTGGCCGAACAAAAGCTCCGCAAGCGCGACAAGTTCCCGCTGATCGTTGAGTTGGAACCGCTGTTCGCGTGCAACCTCAAGTGCGAGGGCTGCGGGAAGATCCAGCATCCGGCGGGGGTGCTCAAGCAGCGCATGCCGGTCGCACAGGCGGTGGGCGCCGTGCTCGAATCCGGCGCGCCGATGGTGTCGATCGCCGGGGGTGAGCCCCTGATGCACCCTCAGATCGACGAGATCGTGCGGCAGTTGGTGGCCAAGCGGAAATACGTCTTCCTGTGCACCAATGCCATGCTGCTGCGCAAGAAGATGGACAAGTTCAAGCCCTCGCCCTACTTCGCGTTCGCCGTGCACATCGACGGACTGCGCGAGCGCCACGACGAGTCGGTGGCGAAGGAGGGCGTGTTCGACGAGGCGGTGGAGGCGATCAAGGAGGCCAAGCGGCGCGGCTTCCGGGTCACCACCAACTCCACCTTCTTCAACACCGACACCCCGCAGACCATCGTCGAGGTCCTCAACTTCCTCAACGACGACCTCAAGGTCGACGAGATGATGATCTCGCCCGCCTACGCCTACGAGAAGGCGCCCGACCAGGAGCACTTCCTGGGCGTGGAGCAGACCCGCGAGCTGTTCAAGAAGGCCTTCGCGGGCGGCAACCGGCGCCGCTGGCGGCTCAACCACTCGCCGCTCTTCCTGGACTTCCTGGAGGGCAAGGTCGACTTCCCGTGCACCGCGTGGGCGATCCCCAACTACTCCCTCTTCGGCTGGCAGCGCCCCTGCTACCTGATGAGCGACGGCTATGTGCCGACGTACCGGGAGCTGATCGAGGAGACCGACTGGGACAAGTACGGCCGCGGCAAGGACCCGCGCTGCGCCAACTGCATGGCGCACTGCGGCTACGAGCCCACCGCCGTCCTCGCCACCATGGGCTCCCTGAAGGAGTCGCTGCGCGCCATGCGCGAGACGGTCAACGGAAACCGGGAGTGA
- the shc gene encoding squalene--hopene cyclase yields MTATTDGSTGALPPRAAAASETSTTPVAAGVHDAAVHAVRRATEHLLSRQDAEGWWKGDLETNVTMDAEDLLLRQFLGIRDESTTRASALFIRGEQREDGTWATFYGGPAELSATIEAYVALRLAGDEPEAPHMARAAEWIRAQGGIAAARVFTRIWLALFGWWKWEDLPELPPELIYFPTWVPLNIYDFGCWARQTIVPLTIVSAKRPVRPAPFPLDELHTDPANPNPLKPLAPVASWDGAFQRLDKALHQLRKVAPRRLRRAAMNTAARWIIERQENDGCWGGIQPPAVYSVIALHLMGYDLQHPVMREGLASLDRFAVWREDGARMIEACQSPVWDTCLATIALADAGVPADHPQLVKAADWMLGEEIVRPGDWAVRRPGLPPGGWAFEFHNDNYPDIDDTAEVVLALRRVRHHDPERVEKAIGRGVRWNLGMQSRNGAWGAFDVDNTSPFPNRLPFCDFGEVIDPPSADVTAHVVEMLAVEGLAHDPRTRRGIQWLLAEQEPDGSWFGRWGVNYVYGTGSVVPALVAAGFPGSHPAIRRAVAWLESVQNDDGGWGEDLRSYQDTRGWSGRGASTASQTAWALMALLSAGERESKAVERGVEWLAATQREDGSWDEPYFTGTGFPWDFSINYHLYRQVFPLTALGRYVHGEPFAEAKGG; encoded by the coding sequence ATGACAGCGACGACCGACGGAAGCACCGGGGCCCTGCCGCCCCGCGCTGCCGCGGCCAGCGAAACCAGCACCACCCCCGTGGCGGCGGGGGTTCACGACGCCGCCGTGCACGCCGTCCGGCGCGCCACCGAGCACCTGCTCTCCCGGCAGGACGCCGAGGGCTGGTGGAAGGGCGACCTGGAGACCAACGTCACCATGGACGCCGAGGATCTGCTGCTCCGTCAGTTCCTCGGCATCCGGGACGAGTCCACCACCCGCGCGTCCGCCCTGTTCATCCGCGGCGAGCAGCGCGAGGACGGCACCTGGGCCACCTTCTACGGCGGACCGGCCGAACTCTCCGCCACCATCGAGGCGTACGTCGCCCTCCGGCTGGCCGGCGACGAGCCCGAGGCCCCGCACATGGCGAGGGCGGCGGAGTGGATCCGGGCCCAGGGAGGCATCGCGGCCGCCCGGGTCTTCACCCGGATCTGGCTGGCCCTGTTCGGCTGGTGGAAGTGGGAGGACCTGCCCGAACTCCCGCCCGAGCTCATCTACTTCCCCACCTGGGTGCCGCTCAACATCTACGACTTCGGCTGCTGGGCCCGGCAGACCATCGTCCCGCTGACGATCGTCTCCGCCAAGCGGCCGGTACGGCCCGCGCCGTTCCCGCTGGACGAGCTGCACACCGACCCGGCGAACCCCAATCCGCTCAAGCCCCTTGCTCCGGTGGCGAGTTGGGACGGCGCCTTCCAGCGGCTCGACAAGGCACTGCACCAGTTGCGCAAGGTCGCGCCGCGCAGGCTGCGCCGGGCCGCGATGAACACCGCCGCCCGCTGGATCATCGAGCGGCAGGAGAACGACGGCTGCTGGGGCGGGATCCAGCCGCCCGCGGTGTACTCGGTCATCGCCCTGCATCTGATGGGCTACGACCTCCAGCATCCCGTGATGCGTGAGGGCCTGGCATCACTGGACCGCTTCGCCGTCTGGCGCGAGGACGGGGCCCGGATGATCGAGGCCTGCCAGTCGCCGGTCTGGGACACCTGCCTGGCCACCATCGCGCTCGCCGACGCCGGGGTCCCCGCCGACCATCCGCAACTGGTCAAGGCCGCCGACTGGATGCTCGGCGAGGAGATCGTCCGGCCCGGCGACTGGGCCGTGCGACGGCCCGGACTGCCGCCCGGGGGCTGGGCGTTCGAGTTCCACAACGACAACTACCCCGACATCGACGACACCGCCGAGGTGGTCCTCGCGCTGCGCCGGGTCCGGCACCACGACCCGGAGCGGGTGGAGAAGGCGATTGGGCGCGGGGTGCGCTGGAACCTCGGCATGCAGTCCCGCAACGGCGCCTGGGGCGCCTTCGACGTCGACAACACCAGCCCGTTCCCCAACCGGCTGCCGTTCTGCGACTTCGGCGAGGTCATCGACCCGCCGTCGGCCGATGTCACCGCGCACGTCGTGGAGATGCTCGCCGTCGAGGGTCTCGCCCACGACCCGCGCACCCGGCGGGGCATCCAGTGGCTGCTGGCCGAACAGGAGCCGGACGGCTCGTGGTTCGGACGCTGGGGCGTCAACTACGTCTACGGCACCGGATCCGTCGTACCCGCCCTCGTCGCCGCCGGATTCCCCGGCTCGCACCCGGCGATCCGGCGGGCCGTGGCCTGGCTGGAGTCGGTGCAGAACGACGACGGGGGCTGGGGCGAGGACCTGCGCTCCTACCAGGACACGCGGGGCTGGAGCGGCCGGGGTGCCTCCACCGCCTCGCAGACCGCCTGGGCGCTGATGGCGCTGCTGTCCGCGGGGGAGCGGGAGTCCAAGGCCGTCGAGCGGGGCGTGGAGTGGCTCGCCGCCACCCAGCGCGAGGACGGCTCCTGGGACGAGCCGTACTTCACCGGCACCGGCTTCCCCTGGGACTTCTCCATCAACTACCACCTCTACCGGCAGGTGTTCCCGCTCACCGCGCTCGGCCGCTATGTGCACGGCGAGCCCTTCGCCGAGGCCAAGGGGGGCTGA